One window from the genome of Pedobacter schmidteae encodes:
- a CDS encoding DUF4296 domain-containing protein: MKNFLYIAIVFFSLSGCKPGIPADLIQPEEMARVLHDIHVADSYLGMTSRPDSVKIKAAEYYKGIYKKYEIDSALYNRSMAYYYKEPKILNDIYVKVVAELTKEKDAVVKADSIFNANEVAKLQFKAIRDSTRKADSTFWANFLLKPSARLKALGIKDTALLKDTVKKNIDVIKLKMDYKGPKDLK; this comes from the coding sequence ATGAAGAACTTTCTTTATATAGCGATTGTCTTTTTTTCTCTTTCAGGATGTAAACCGGGGATACCAGCCGATCTGATACAGCCCGAGGAGATGGCCAGGGTATTGCACGATATTCATGTGGCAGACAGTTACCTGGGTATGACATCGCGTCCCGATTCTGTTAAAATAAAGGCTGCAGAATATTATAAAGGGATATATAAAAAATATGAGATTGATTCGGCACTGTATAACCGTAGCATGGCTTACTATTATAAGGAACCGAAAATATTAAATGATATTTATGTAAAAGTGGTTGCCGAGCTGACCAAAGAAAAGGATGCAGTGGTGAAGGCCGATTCAATTTTTAACGCCAATGAGGTTGCGAAATTACAATTTAAGGCGATAAGAGATTCGACCCGAAAGGCCGATTCAACTTTCTGGGCTAATTTTCTGCTAAAGCCTTCGGCTCGTTTAAAGGCATTGGGTATAAAAGATACCGCATTGTTGAAAGACACAGTGAAAAAGAATATTGATGTGATCAAATTAAAAATGGACTACAAGGGTCCGAAAGATTTAAAATAA
- a CDS encoding endonuclease MutS2 gives MLYPENCLERLGFNEVRQLIYKHCLSPMGQQMVGKMQVMTKFDQINKFLRQTHEFKSILENQEPLQISTFFDIKSLAEKIRVEGTYLVEEELHQMYASLQTVFSVLRFFEEREGIYPNLEALFEHLPVEKNILKKIETVLDPKGKIKPNASPALQEIIGDIAKTEQDVRKRMDSIYKTAVGNNWVADGSLTIRDGRMCIPVLAENKRKLRGFIHDESASGQTVYIEPEEVFTLNNKLRDLEFDKRREIIRILIALTNDLRPYTPLLLSYHGFLTKLDFVRAKALFAIDVEADMPVLITGAKTRLVNARHPLLYLSFKEDKKTVVPLNIHINDELRIVLVSGPNAGGKSVCMKTVGLLQLMVQSGLLIPVHESSEVGIFDNIFADIGDDQSIESDLSTYSAHLTKMRYFVAHATPKSLVLIDEFGTGTDPQFGGPMAEAVLEVLNNKKVRGVITTHYSNLKLFAGNTPGLENASMLFDNDKMKPLYVLEIGKPGSSYAFEIAQNIGLQKEVLELAKAKTGTNQNRIDSLLVDLEREKKQIYDTKLHLSNQQNKVKNLVAENEKLAAFLDENRRVLIKEAKLEAQTIIKNANKLVENTIAEIKEKQADKVATKELRQNLQKVLVQHQVKEEKKPEVVQPLNTPVEVGDWVQLKDSETTGQVLEINRDNLVVALGDLRSVLKKNRVIKISNKQAKKAAQSNSYTGSISEAISSFNAELDLRGMRGENAIHEVEKYLDKSIMLGFPVVKLIHGKGDGILRKMIREYLKKYSQVNRVEDEHADRGGDGITYVYFN, from the coding sequence ATGTTATATCCAGAGAATTGTTTGGAGCGTTTGGGGTTTAATGAGGTAAGGCAACTTATTTATAAACACTGCTTAAGTCCGATGGGACAACAAATGGTTGGTAAAATGCAGGTGATGACCAAGTTTGACCAGATCAATAAGTTCCTGAGGCAAACGCATGAATTTAAAAGTATCCTCGAAAATCAGGAACCTTTACAGATCAGTACCTTTTTTGACATTAAGAGCCTGGCCGAGAAAATAAGGGTAGAAGGAACTTACCTGGTGGAAGAGGAACTGCACCAGATGTATGCCTCTTTGCAGACCGTATTTTCGGTTTTGCGCTTTTTTGAAGAACGTGAAGGAATATACCCTAACCTGGAAGCGCTGTTTGAGCACCTGCCGGTAGAAAAAAATATCCTTAAAAAGATTGAAACGGTTTTAGATCCTAAAGGAAAAATCAAGCCAAATGCGTCGCCAGCCCTGCAGGAAATTATTGGCGACATTGCCAAAACGGAGCAGGATGTGCGCAAAAGGATGGATTCCATTTATAAAACAGCGGTTGGCAACAACTGGGTGGCTGATGGCAGTTTAACCATCCGTGATGGCAGGATGTGTATTCCGGTACTGGCCGAGAATAAGCGGAAATTAAGAGGCTTTATTCATGATGAATCGGCCAGCGGCCAAACGGTATACATCGAACCTGAGGAGGTTTTTACCTTAAACAATAAGCTGCGCGACCTGGAGTTTGATAAGCGAAGGGAAATCATCAGGATACTGATTGCACTTACTAATGATTTAAGGCCATATACGCCATTGTTGCTTTCTTATCATGGCTTCCTGACCAAGCTTGATTTTGTGCGGGCAAAGGCCTTGTTTGCCATTGATGTAGAAGCCGATATGCCTGTATTGATTACGGGTGCAAAAACCAGGTTAGTGAATGCCAGACATCCATTGCTGTATTTATCTTTTAAAGAAGATAAAAAAACGGTTGTTCCTTTAAACATCCACATCAATGATGAATTGAGGATTGTATTGGTTTCGGGACCTAATGCCGGAGGTAAATCGGTTTGTATGAAAACTGTTGGCTTGTTACAGCTGATGGTACAATCGGGCTTGCTGATTCCTGTTCATGAATCGAGTGAGGTAGGGATATTTGACAATATATTTGCCGACATCGGTGACGACCAGTCGATAGAAAGTGATTTGAGTACTTACAGTGCCCATTTAACCAAAATGAGGTATTTTGTAGCGCATGCTACACCAAAATCGCTGGTATTGATTGATGAGTTTGGTACTGGTACTGATCCGCAGTTTGGCGGGCCTATGGCCGAAGCGGTACTGGAGGTGTTAAATAATAAAAAAGTACGAGGGGTAATCACCACGCACTATTCTAACCTGAAACTTTTTGCAGGCAATACTCCGGGACTGGAAAATGCTTCGATGTTGTTTGATAACGATAAAATGAAGCCGCTATATGTGTTGGAAATTGGTAAACCGGGAAGCTCTTATGCCTTTGAAATTGCGCAGAACATTGGCTTGCAAAAAGAGGTGTTAGAGCTGGCCAAAGCAAAAACAGGTACCAATCAGAACCGCATAGACAGCTTGCTGGTTGACCTGGAAAGAGAGAAAAAGCAGATTTACGATACCAAATTACATTTATCTAATCAGCAAAACAAAGTAAAAAATCTGGTGGCCGAGAATGAGAAGCTGGCCGCATTTTTAGATGAAAACAGAAGGGTACTGATTAAAGAGGCCAAACTGGAAGCGCAAACTATCATTAAGAATGCAAATAAGCTGGTAGAAAATACCATCGCCGAGATTAAGGAGAAGCAGGCCGATAAGGTGGCGACAAAGGAATTGCGGCAAAATCTGCAAAAGGTATTGGTGCAGCATCAGGTGAAGGAAGAGAAAAAGCCGGAAGTAGTACAGCCTTTAAATACGCCTGTTGAAGTGGGCGATTGGGTGCAGCTTAAAGATAGTGAAACCACAGGACAGGTATTAGAAATAAACAGGGACAACCTGGTGGTGGCATTGGGCGATCTGCGCTCTGTACTGAAGAAGAATCGGGTAATTAAAATCAGCAATAAGCAGGCAAAAAAAGCAGCTCAGAGTAATTCTTATACCGGGAGTATTTCGGAAGCGATCAGTAGCTTTAATGCCGAACTGGATTTGAGGGGAATGCGTGGAGAGAATGCCATTCATGAGGTAGAAAAGTATCTGGATAAATCGATTATGCTCGGTTTTCCGGTGGTGAAACTGATTCATGGCAAGGGCGATGGTATTTTGAGAAAAATGATCAGGGAATACCTTAAAAAGTACAGCCAGGTAAACCGGGTAGAGGATGAACATGCCGATAGGGGCGGCGATGGCATTACCTATGTTTATTTTAATTAA
- a CDS encoding sorbosone dehydrogenase family protein, with product MMKTLAIAIFAFLTSFYACTKNKSAAKEEETLPDVELKTRTVSSGLSHVWEMVYGPDQQLWITDRGGKISRVNPQTGAVTLLLNVPDVVPKGEGGLLGMAINPQFSTNPWVYVVYNYNAGGDYKEKVVRYTYSGGTLNSAFTILDMIPAAGIHNGSRLLISSDQKLFITTGDASEAANAQNTASLSGKILRLNMDGSIPADNPMPNNRIWSFGHRNPQGLVQVGGKMYASEHGPNNDDEVNLILKGRNYGWPNVEGFCDKSSEQSFCTANNVVEPLMAWTPTIATSGLTYYNSDLIPQFKNSLLLLSLKGSKFTQLKLNDAGDKITGSKDFFVNQYGRLRAICQSPDGKIYIGSSNGDKDKIIEISK from the coding sequence ATGATGAAGACTTTAGCCATTGCTATATTTGCATTTTTAACTTCCTTTTATGCCTGTACAAAAAATAAATCAGCTGCAAAGGAAGAAGAAACGTTACCCGATGTGGAACTAAAGACCAGAACGGTAAGCTCAGGCCTTTCGCATGTATGGGAAATGGTTTATGGACCTGACCAACAATTGTGGATTACCGACCGGGGTGGTAAAATCAGTCGTGTAAATCCGCAGACTGGTGCCGTTACTTTGCTGTTAAACGTGCCCGACGTGGTGCCAAAAGGCGAAGGTGGTTTATTGGGTATGGCCATTAACCCGCAGTTTAGTACCAATCCCTGGGTGTATGTGGTATACAATTACAATGCCGGGGGCGACTATAAAGAAAAAGTAGTACGCTACACTTATTCGGGTGGTACGTTAAATTCGGCGTTCACCATTCTGGATATGATACCGGCTGCAGGCATTCACAATGGATCGAGGTTACTGATTAGTTCCGACCAGAAATTATTTATCACCACCGGGGATGCCAGTGAGGCAGCTAATGCACAAAATACAGCTTCGCTATCGGGTAAAATATTGCGCCTGAATATGGATGGTAGTATTCCGGCCGATAATCCTATGCCAAATAACAGGATATGGAGTTTTGGCCATCGCAATCCGCAGGGTTTGGTACAGGTGGGTGGTAAAATGTATGCATCGGAACATGGGCCGAATAATGACGATGAAGTAAACCTGATTTTGAAAGGACGAAATTATGGCTGGCCTAATGTAGAGGGCTTTTGCGATAAATCATCCGAGCAGAGCTTTTGTACGGCAAATAATGTGGTTGAGCCTTTGATGGCCTGGACACCAACCATAGCCACATCCGGATTGACTTATTACAATTCGGATCTGATACCGCAGTTTAAAAACTCTTTGTTGTTGCTCAGTTTAAAAGGATCTAAGTTTACACAGCTGAAGCTAAATGATGCTGGAGATAAAATCACAGGTAGTAAAGATTTTTTTGTGAATCAATATGGCCGCTTAAGGGCCATTTGCCAATCGCCGGATGGCAAAATATACATTGGTAGCAGTAATGGTGATAAGGATAAGATTATAGAAATATCCAAATAA
- a CDS encoding CoA transferase subunit A — translation MINKVVSGAEEAIKDIADGNTLMLGGFGLCGIPENCITALVKKGVKELTCISNNAGVDDFGIGLMLQQRQVKKMVSSYVGENAEFERQLLSGELEVELIPQGTLATRCMAAGYGMPAIFTPAGVGTEVAEGKEVRNFNGKDYLMEYAFDADFAIVKAWKGDTAGNLIYRSTSRNFNPVMAMAGKITIAEVEELVEAGELDPDQIHTPGVFVHRIFKGTDYEKRIEQRTVRTKG, via the coding sequence ATGATCAATAAAGTTGTTTCGGGTGCCGAAGAAGCGATTAAAGACATTGCCGATGGCAATACTTTGATGCTTGGCGGTTTCGGTTTATGTGGAATTCCTGAGAATTGTATCACCGCATTGGTGAAAAAAGGCGTGAAAGAATTGACCTGTATTTCTAATAATGCCGGTGTTGATGATTTCGGAATTGGACTGATGCTACAACAGCGTCAGGTAAAAAAGATGGTTTCTTCCTATGTTGGCGAAAATGCTGAGTTTGAGCGCCAGTTGTTGAGCGGAGAACTGGAAGTGGAGCTGATTCCGCAGGGAACGCTGGCTACGCGTTGTATGGCGGCCGGCTATGGTATGCCTGCTATATTTACACCTGCCGGTGTAGGTACCGAAGTTGCCGAGGGGAAAGAAGTAAGAAACTTTAACGGAAAAGACTATCTGATGGAGTATGCTTTTGATGCCGATTTTGCGATTGTAAAAGCCTGGAAAGGTGATACGGCAGGAAATCTGATCTACAGGTCTACCAGCCGGAACTTTAATCCGGTGATGGCTATGGCAGGTAAAATAACCATTGCCGAGGTAGAAGAACTGGTGGAGGCCGGAGAACTTGATCCGGATCAGATTCATACACCAGGCGTATTTGTTCACCGTATTTTTAAGGGAACGGATTACGAAAAGAGAATTGAACAACGTACGGTAAGAACCAAAGGATAA
- a CDS encoding CoA transferase subunit B produces MLDKNGIAQRIAREIRDGYYVNLGIGIPTLVANYIPEGINVVLQSENGLLGMGPFPFEGEEDADLINAGKQTITTLPGSSIFDSALSFGMIRSQKIDLTILGAMEVSENGDIANWKIPGKMVKGMGGAMDLVASAKNIIVAMQHVNKAGESKLLPKCTLPLTGVNCIKKIVTELAVLDVLPEGGFKLIERAPGVSVDFIRQATLGKLFADDNVPEMVF; encoded by the coding sequence ATGCTGGATAAAAACGGAATTGCACAACGCATTGCAAGAGAAATACGCGATGGATATTATGTAAATTTAGGCATTGGCATCCCTACATTGGTGGCCAATTATATTCCCGAAGGAATAAATGTAGTACTGCAGTCGGAAAACGGCTTGCTGGGCATGGGACCTTTTCCTTTTGAAGGAGAAGAGGATGCAGATTTGATCAATGCCGGCAAACAGACCATTACCACTTTGCCAGGGTCTTCAATTTTTGATTCGGCACTGAGCTTTGGTATGATCAGAAGTCAGAAAATAGATCTGACAATTTTGGGTGCTATGGAGGTATCGGAGAATGGTGATATTGCCAACTGGAAAATACCCGGCAAAATGGTTAAAGGTATGGGAGGGGCTATGGACCTGGTTGCTTCGGCAAAAAATATCATTGTAGCTATGCAACACGTAAATAAGGCTGGCGAAAGTAAGTTGCTGCCGAAGTGTACTTTGCCCCTGACAGGTGTAAATTGCATCAAAAAAATTGTAACTGAACTGGCTGTACTGGATGTTTTGCCTGAAGGCGGCTTTAAACTGATAGAACGTGCCCCTGGTGTAAGCGTCGATTTCATCAGACAGGCTACCCTTGGTAAGCTGTTTGCTGACGATAATGTGCCTGAAATGGTATTTTAG